Proteins encoded within one genomic window of Haloarcula marismortui ATCC 43049:
- a CDS encoding TetR family transcriptional regulator C-terminal domain-containing protein: MAGPSDRTFSDQTEEIMQATYRALREHGYADLTIQRIADEYGKSTAAVHYYYDTKDDLLAAFLDYLLERFVDSIHDVETTDPEARLNLLLDELLVKPQENPDLSVALLEMRSQAPYKEAFSDRFRQNDEYVRYMLKAVINHGIDEGVFTDVDAEHVTRSLLTIIDGARTRAVMLDDTEELETARQTASEYADAMLQ; the protein is encoded by the coding sequence ATGGCTGGACCATCGGACCGCACCTTCTCGGACCAGACCGAGGAGATAATGCAGGCGACCTACCGGGCGTTGCGCGAGCACGGGTACGCTGACCTCACGATACAACGGATCGCGGACGAGTACGGCAAATCGACGGCTGCAGTGCACTACTACTACGACACGAAAGACGACCTTCTTGCGGCCTTTCTCGATTATTTGCTGGAGCGGTTCGTCGATTCGATTCACGATGTCGAGACAACGGACCCTGAAGCACGGCTGAACCTCCTGCTCGACGAACTGCTTGTCAAACCGCAGGAAAACCCCGACCTCTCGGTCGCTCTGCTAGAGATGCGGAGTCAAGCCCCGTACAAGGAGGCGTTCAGCGACCGGTTCCGACAGAATGACGAGTACGTCCGGTATATGCTCAAGGCAGTCATCAACCACGGGATCGACGAGGGCGTATTTACTGACGTCGACGCGGAGCACGTTACCCGTTCGCTGCTGACGATCATCGACGGTGCCCGGACTCGAGCCGTGATGCTAGACGACACTGAGGAACTCGAAACGGCCCGACAGACGGCAAGTGAGTACGCCGACGCGATGTTACAGTAG
- a CDS encoding TetR/AcrR family transcriptional regulator gives MDDDTATEILAATYRALCQHGYAALTVKDIAAEADRSKASIHYYYDSKENLFAEFLDFLYERYTAKITGVDGSTPREELDSLLDTVLTDERQTPGQEFRTAILEIKAQAPYNDAFRTQLPRFDAVLFDRLREIIAAGVETGEFDSRVEPAVAAEFLVTAITGAHTRHVATDRSIDRFNETITRYAETHLLTDTPAEATR, from the coding sequence ATGGATGACGATACAGCTACCGAAATTCTTGCGGCGACGTACCGCGCCCTCTGCCAGCACGGGTACGCCGCACTCACGGTCAAAGACATCGCTGCCGAGGCGGACCGGAGCAAAGCGTCTATTCACTACTACTACGACAGCAAAGAGAACCTCTTTGCCGAGTTTCTGGACTTCTTGTACGAACGATACACTGCAAAAATAACGGGCGTCGACGGGAGTACACCGCGGGAAGAACTCGATTCGCTGTTGGACACCGTTCTCACTGATGAGCGACAGACGCCCGGTCAGGAGTTCAGAACGGCGATACTCGAAATAAAGGCACAGGCCCCGTACAACGACGCCTTCCGGACACAGCTGCCCAGGTTCGATGCCGTGCTCTTCGACCGGCTGCGGGAAATCATCGCGGCCGGCGTCGAAACCGGGGAGTTCGATAGCAGGGTCGAGCCGGCCGTCGCAGCGGAGTTTCTCGTGACGGCGATTACAGGTGCCCATACCCGACACGTCGCCACAGACCGTTCGATAGACCGATTCAACGAGACGATTACGCGATACGCTGAGACCCATCTCCTGACGGACACGCCAGCGGAGGCGACCCGCTGA
- a CDS encoding S8 family serine peptidase, with protein MRDRTVLLLAVIAIASLTGSIATLAVAGPTDSRPDRADDASVSVSDGAAGRFARLHAAGVTGSNVTVGIVDPTGFDTESKTIAGQVVKTRSFGIGSVHNTHEAHGTATAAVVSRTAPDADLYLARVDSIDSYQQAVDWLVREDIDVIVAPVSFYGQPGDGTGPVARSATQATERGSVFIAPAGNLAQSHWSGQYTTDTVQNRTVAFTNGSRQNYIRGGTEITVWLSWERAYADEQYTVELHWTNGTDSRLVARSQPYRGDDVPNERIVADVKPGDYYLVIRGPASPTGARLRLVSPTHDLQHTAARNSIVAPGTARKVITVGAYNSRVDQLEPFSSRGPTADNRVGVDIVAPDRQFAAAAPDGFVGSSAAVPYVGGTAALLLDANESLSPHETEHLLEQTARDVGRPGLDNATGHGAVEPVRAARAAQNRTDG; from the coding sequence GTGCGTGATCGGACTGTATTGCTGCTAGCCGTCATCGCGATCGCGTCACTCACTGGAAGCATCGCGACGCTCGCGGTGGCAGGTCCGACAGATTCCCGCCCGGACAGGGCCGATGACGCGTCAGTATCGGTGTCAGACGGAGCAGCTGGCCGATTCGCACGGCTCCACGCGGCCGGAGTCACAGGTTCGAACGTCACGGTCGGCATTGTCGATCCGACCGGATTCGACACGGAATCGAAAACGATTGCCGGCCAAGTCGTCAAAACACGGAGCTTCGGGATTGGTTCCGTGCACAATACCCACGAGGCTCACGGGACTGCAACGGCCGCCGTGGTGTCACGGACCGCACCGGATGCTGACCTGTATCTCGCCCGGGTTGACAGCATCGACAGTTATCAACAGGCAGTCGACTGGCTGGTCCGAGAGGATATCGACGTGATCGTCGCACCCGTTTCCTTCTACGGGCAGCCAGGCGATGGAACCGGGCCAGTCGCCCGCAGCGCAACACAGGCGACAGAGCGTGGGTCAGTGTTCATCGCCCCAGCTGGTAATCTCGCACAATCCCACTGGTCAGGGCAGTACACCACTGATACCGTCCAGAATCGGACAGTCGCGTTTACCAACGGGAGCAGGCAGAATTACATCAGAGGTGGGACCGAAATCACGGTCTGGCTCTCATGGGAACGAGCATACGCAGACGAGCAGTACACAGTCGAACTGCACTGGACAAATGGAACCGACTCCCGCCTCGTCGCTCGCTCACAGCCCTACCGCGGCGACGACGTGCCAAACGAGCGTATCGTTGCCGACGTCAAACCAGGCGACTACTATCTCGTGATTCGCGGGCCAGCGTCGCCGACTGGCGCACGGTTACGGCTCGTGTCTCCGACGCACGACCTCCAGCACACGGCGGCTCGAAACAGCATCGTCGCTCCGGGGACGGCCCGTAAAGTGATTACTGTCGGGGCGTACAACAGCCGTGTCGACCAGCTCGAACCGTTCAGTTCGCGTGGGCCGACAGCCGATAACCGGGTCGGCGTCGACATCGTGGCTCCGGACAGGCAGTTCGCCGCCGCCGCACCTGACGGCTTCGTCGGGTCTTCGGCCGCAGTCCCCTACGTCGGTGGCACCGCGGCCCTGCTGCTGGACGCAAACGAGTCGCTGTCCCCCCACGAAACCGAGCACCTGCTGGAACAGACTGCGAGGGACGTGGGACGGCCGGGACTCGACAACGCGACCGGTCACGGGGCGGTCGAACCGGTCCGCGCGGCCCGGGCAGCACAGAACCGTACTGATGGTTAA
- a CDS encoding PRC-barrel domain-containing protein: MRTVLANQLSNVRVVSTDGREVGTLQNITINTTTGELQTIVINSDIQEIFGVERDSDGDIRLPASLIESMRDHLTIQPPAEQSVAGGDAVDS; the protein is encoded by the coding sequence ATGCGAACGGTCCTCGCAAACCAGCTCTCCAACGTCCGGGTCGTGAGTACCGATGGCCGCGAAGTCGGCACACTACAAAACATTACGATCAATACAACTACGGGAGAACTCCAGACGATTGTCATCAACAGCGACATTCAAGAGATATTTGGCGTTGAACGGGATTCCGACGGCGATATTCGATTGCCGGCGTCCCTCATCGAATCGATGCGGGACCACCTGACCATTCAGCCGCCTGCAGAACAGAGTGTTGCAGGCGGCGATGCTGTGGACTCGTAG
- a CDS encoding ArsR/SmtB family transcription factor, which yields MSSPIETIQERTGTADESPRVLGVAENETDDVFDALASDTSRSLFRTLYDEPGTPSEIADRCDTSVQNVHYHISNLKDAELIEPVETVYSSKGNEMTVYGPASDPIVLVGDRDLAPRIQQSMTDVVTGVGLIGFASLFVQWGAKRLADATAGAGVLAPASPQTGPVSGTSTLAWFVFEVVEPGVLFFCLCLTVLGLAALLTGE from the coding sequence ATGTCGAGCCCGATCGAAACGATACAGGAGCGGACCGGGACAGCAGACGAATCACCGCGGGTACTCGGTGTTGCAGAGAACGAAACCGACGACGTGTTCGACGCGCTCGCGTCGGACACCAGCCGGTCGCTGTTCCGCACGCTGTACGACGAGCCTGGAACGCCATCCGAGATAGCGGACCGGTGTGACACGTCGGTCCAGAACGTCCACTACCACATCTCGAATCTCAAGGATGCGGAACTCATCGAACCGGTCGAAACGGTGTACTCCTCGAAAGGTAACGAGATGACCGTGTACGGTCCCGCCAGCGACCCGATTGTGCTGGTCGGCGACCGCGACCTGGCGCCGCGTATCCAACAGTCGATGACCGATGTTGTTACTGGGGTCGGGCTGATTGGGTTTGCGAGTCTCTTCGTTCAGTGGGGTGCAAAGCGACTGGCAGACGCAACCGCCGGAGCCGGGGTCTTAGCTCCTGCGAGTCCACAGACCGGGCCCGTCAGTGGCACCAGCACACTCGCGTGGTTCGTTTTCGAAGTCGTCGAGCCGGGCGTGCTGTTTTTTTGTCTCTGCCTCACCGTTCTCGGTCTCGCTGCGCTACTGACTGGCGAGTGA
- a CDS encoding BGTF surface domain-containing protein: MSVRSVALAAVLIAAAATGPGLAAAEQQATVSEDSFPLHADEQQVVTGETTLEPGTEMTVRIKSANASNPFLSQRQVRVQPNGTFVAQFDMSHMPANISYELSAHVDGDTLFERTETIAPCDGDCTDTVPETATPKQTDDGENTVTVSQGDTAEIPVSMTDGGTKTLSVGSEATNYRINATVSDDDSDGEVLVLFDTAVAGTEGATLRVADDGDSLTVTESEPDLPSTLDPAAYPYRVFDGQSTDGTPTVGRLIIEANGTANEQFEVEESADFGLEEPVVKGRQGETARIHVVLATADAATISIGSPEINYEINATVRDGNGDARVALLFDTTAAGHDEPTLETAADADAVAVESGSEVALDSQLDAGTYDLSLYRGTEMDGRPDTVGTLLITDGNTTSTDASSDGVDSVTGETSAPQQSQAGDLGISAGALAVGGILAIVGVGICLRSVMN, translated from the coding sequence GTGAGCGTCCGGTCGGTGGCGCTAGCCGCGGTGCTTATCGCCGCGGCAGCGACGGGTCCGGGGCTTGCTGCCGCGGAGCAGCAGGCCACGGTCTCAGAGGATAGCTTCCCGCTGCACGCTGACGAACAACAGGTGGTCACTGGGGAGACCACACTGGAACCCGGGACAGAGATGACGGTCAGAATCAAGTCAGCCAACGCGTCGAACCCGTTCCTTTCTCAAAGGCAGGTCAGAGTGCAACCCAATGGGACGTTCGTCGCCCAGTTCGATATGTCGCACATGCCAGCGAACATATCCTACGAACTGTCCGCTCATGTCGACGGCGACACGCTGTTTGAACGTACTGAGACCATCGCCCCGTGTGACGGCGACTGTACTGATACGGTACCGGAGACAGCGACCCCGAAGCAGACTGACGACGGCGAAAACACTGTCACGGTCTCCCAGGGCGACACCGCCGAAATACCGGTCTCTATGACTGACGGAGGGACCAAAACGCTCTCTGTTGGAAGCGAGGCGACCAACTACCGGATCAACGCGACCGTCAGTGACGACGACAGCGACGGCGAGGTGCTGGTCCTCTTTGACACTGCGGTCGCCGGCACTGAGGGGGCGACGCTTCGCGTGGCAGACGATGGTGACTCGCTGACCGTGACCGAGTCGGAGCCGGACCTCCCGTCGACCCTTGACCCCGCCGCGTACCCGTACCGCGTGTTCGATGGGCAGTCGACTGACGGGACACCGACTGTCGGCCGGCTTATCATCGAAGCTAATGGGACAGCAAACGAGCAGTTCGAGGTCGAAGAATCGGCCGACTTCGGGCTGGAAGAACCAGTCGTCAAAGGGCGGCAAGGAGAGACTGCTCGAATCCATGTCGTCCTTGCGACCGCTGACGCGGCCACCATCTCTATCGGGAGCCCGGAAATCAACTACGAGATCAATGCGACCGTCCGTGACGGGAACGGCGATGCCCGTGTCGCTCTCCTGTTTGACACCACGGCGGCCGGCCACGACGAACCGACCCTCGAAACCGCTGCGGATGCCGATGCCGTGGCGGTTGAATCCGGCTCGGAGGTCGCCCTCGATTCGCAACTTGACGCGGGCACCTACGACTTGTCGCTGTACCGTGGGACTGAGATGGATGGCCGGCCCGACACGGTCGGCACGTTGCTCATCACAGATGGGAACACCACATCTACAGACGCGTCTTCCGACGGCGTCGATTCAGTTACCGGCGAAACATCGGCTCCACAGCAGTCACAGGCTGGTGACTTGGGGATCAGTGCTGGTGCTCTCGCTGTCGGCGGCATCCTCGCTATCGTTGGCGTGGGGATCTGCCTTCGGTCCGTCATGAACTGA